From the genome of Magnetococcales bacterium:
TTTGCCGGTGGTGGCCAGGGTCTGATTGGCCTGTTCCATGGTGTTCCGTGTTGCATCGACCATGGGTCCGGTGCGTTTGGCCAGGTCGGCCGTCAGTCGTTCGATGGCATGAAGTGAATCCTGCAATGCCTTGATGGAATGGGTGATTTCCGGGCCATTCACCAGGCGGTTGGTCCCGGAGACCGTGGCCAGGAGTTCCTGGCTGATCTGTTCCAGGGGCATCTCCTGCAAGCGGGTCAGGAGATGAGTCGTGGCCTGGGCAATCTCTTCGAAGCTGCCGGGAATGGTGGGCAGTTCCGGATAGTCGGCGTTGACGTGCAGCAACTGGATGGGGGTTTCCGGGTAGAAATCCAGGGCCACCAGACGCTGGCCGGTCAGATGGTTGCTCGTTTCCAGGCGGGCACGCAGGCCGTTTCGGATCAAAGGCTCGAAAAGTTCCTTTGCCGGGGAGGAGATCATTTCCCTGCCGACAATTCTTTCCGGTTCCAGACGGATCAGGACCGGGATGCGGATGGTGGCATCCTTGGGGTCATAGGTCAGATGGACATCCATCACCGAGCCGACCTTGATGCCACGAAACTCGACCGGGGCACCCACGTTGAGACCGCGTACCGAGCCATCGAAATAGAGAATGTAGTCAATCCGGCGGGTGAAGGTCTCTTCGTTGGTGCTGTCGAAATCATCGAACAGACGAAAGCGGGTGCCGTTGGCGGCGGGTTGGTTGCGGCTGGAGTCGGTCAGGGTGTCGAAGGAGATACCGCCCACGAGAAGGGCCTGGATGGAGGCGGCCTTGAGACGCAAGCCATTGGCATCGACGGTGGCCTGGATGCCGCTGGCGTTCCAGAAGCGGGTATTGGTGCGCACAAGCTCGTGGTAGGGTGCCCGGATGAACACATGAATGTTGACTCCCTGACCGTCGCTGGCCAGGTCATAGCCCTGGACCTCTCCCACGGAAATGCCATGAAAGTTGACCGGCGAGCCGACGGTGAGGGAGCCGAGCCGTTCCGAGTGCAGCAGAAAGCGGTTGCCGGGGGTTCCCTGCCGCACGACGGGGGGGGTTTCCAGTCCGATGAAAGTCAGGTGAGGCTCGCCGGGACCGGGATCCATTTCGATGAAGGCTCCGGAGACGAGCGTGTTCAGTCCGGTGATGCCGCTGGCGGTCAGACGGGGACGCACCACCCAGAAACGGGTTCCTTCGCGCACATGCGGGGCGGCGTTTTTGACCAGTCGGGCCTGCACCATGACCTGACTCAAATCGGGACTGAGCGTGACTTTGGCAACGCTTCCCACTTCCACATCCTTGAGTTTGACCCTGGTACGGTTGGGTTGGAGGCCGTCGGCGGTCTTGAAGTTGATGGTGATCAGGGGGCCTTGTTCGGACCAGATGTCGTAGGCAGTCCAGATGGCAATGATGGCCGCCACCAGGGGGATCAGCCAGAAGGGAGAATAAGTGAGCCGGGTCACGGGTACGGCTTCGGGAAACGCAGCCGCATCCTGGAGATTGTTGCCGGATGGTGCAGAAAAATCTGCCACCTTCTGGAAATTTCTGCCGGATGATTCGGAAGGGGATGGCCCTTTTTGTTCTTCAGTCATTTTTCACCCAGAGCAGGCGCGGGTCGAAGGCCTCGGCGGCCAACATGGTGACCACCACCACAGCGGCAAAAAAGACGGCTCCCGGGCCGGGATGGATGGTGGCGATTTCGCCCAGATCCACAATGGCCACCAGGATGGAAATCATGAATATGTCAATCATGGACCAGCGTCCGATGAGTTCGATCCACCGGTAGATATGCGTGCGTTGCCGGCGGTGTTTGTTCTGGCGACGGTGGATGGAGAGGAGGAGTCCGGTGAGGATCAGGAGTTTCAGGATGGGAACCAGGATGCTGGCGACAAACACCACCAGGGCCAGAAGCCACATGCCACTGTTGGCAAGATGGGCCACGCCGCTCAGGATGGTATCGGATTGTTTCTGGCCGACACGAATGACCGTCATGATGGGCAGGAGGTTGGCAGGGATGTACAGGATGGCGGCGGTGATGACCCATGCCCAGGTACGGTTCAGGCTGTCCGGTTTGTCATGCCCGGGGTGCAGACCGCAACGGCGGCATGGTTGTGCATGAGAGGTCGCTTCCAGACCGCAGAGAGGACACTGTCGGGTTGGGGAAGCCGGGGGATCGGCAACCGGCATCCGGCTCCAGAGCAGGTCCGGGTCCAGATAATATTGGCCAACGATCATGGAGAGCATGGCCGCCGTGAAACAAAACAGGGCCGGACCGGGGGTGACGGTGGCCATTTGTGCCAGTTTGACATAAGCCACCAGGACGCCGAGCAGATAGACTTCCAGCATGCTCCAGGGGCCGATGGTCAACACCCGACGCCAGATGTGTCCTGCATGGCGGGGAATTATTCCCAGGCGCAGGGGGAGCAATACGTAGATTTGGCCTGCCTGGTTCAACAACGGGGCCACAATGCTGGTCAGCAGGACCAGTGTGGCGAGTTCCCATGACCCGGACTGATAGAGGGTTGCAACCCCTGTTCCCAGGGTGATCTCGTGGAGTTGTCCGTTCAGTTCCAGGGTCAAAAACGGCAACAGGATGGCCATGGTCAG
Proteins encoded in this window:
- a CDS encoding MCE family protein translates to MTEEQKGPSPSESSGRNFQKVADFSAPSGNNLQDAAAFPEAVPVTRLTYSPFWLIPLVAAIIAIWTAYDIWSEQGPLITINFKTADGLQPNRTRVKLKDVEVGSVAKVTLSPDLSQVMVQARLVKNAAPHVREGTRFWVVRPRLTASGITGLNTLVSGAFIEMDPGPGEPHLTFIGLETPPVVRQGTPGNRFLLHSERLGSLTVGSPVNFHGISVGEVQGYDLASDGQGVNIHVFIRAPYHELVRTNTRFWNASGIQATVDANGLRLKAASIQALLVGGISFDTLTDSSRNQPAANGTRFRLFDDFDSTNEETFTRRIDYILYFDGSVRGLNVGAPVEFRGIKVGSVMDVHLTYDPKDATIRIPVLIRLEPERIVGREMISSPAKELFEPLIRNGLRARLETSNHLTGQRLVALDFYPETPIQLLHVNADYPELPTIPGSFEEIAQATTHLLTRLQEMPLEQISQELLATVSGTNRLVNGPEITHSIKALQDSLHAIERLTADLAKRTGPMVDATRNTMEQANQTLATTGKLLAPEAPLHYSLVETLQEVSAAARALRTLSSLLSQNPQSLLFGRQKEEKR
- a CDS encoding PqiA/YebS family transporter subunit — translated: MIRTRHNPLPESHPGTRVTTCPECALPQKLPALSPRIRALRCQRCDRVLRRFHPDSLDRTLAMVVTGSILLTMAILLPFLTLELNGQLHEITLGTGVATLYQSGSWELATLVLLTSIVAPLLNQAGQIYVLLPLRLGIIPRHAGHIWRRVLTIGPWSMLEVYLLGVLVAYVKLAQMATVTPGPALFCFTAAMLSMIVGQYYLDPDLLWSRMPVADPPASPTRQCPLCGLEATSHAQPCRRCGLHPGHDKPDSLNRTWAWVITAAILYIPANLLPIMTVIRVGQKQSDTILSGVAHLANSGMWLLALVVFVASILVPILKLLILTGLLLSIHRRQNKHRRQRTHIYRWIELIGRWSMIDIFMISILVAIVDLGEIATIHPGPGAVFFAAVVVVTMLAAEAFDPRLLWVKND